The window TCTAGCTGCAACAATCCTCTCTCAATAGTGGAAAGagcttggaatcaaaagacctgggttcaaattcataCTCTTCTTACTGTGTAATCTTGGATCAGAACAGAGAAATAGAGGTCTTGTTTCCTAGCCTAGTACTTTTGCCTTTAGTAAATTATGCATTCAGCAGGAGCTGAGAGCCGCTGAATTAGCAAAGTGAGTCCTGGACACAGCAGCCTAACGATCCTAGGATTTAAAGCAGAAGGCATCGGTAGAAGCATCTAATTTAACTCTCTCATTCAtcgatgaggaaattgaggtgccTGAGATTAAACAATTGGGACTGCAAATTAGAATACCAGGATTCTAAACTTGGCTGTTACCTTTTTGACTTCCCTGCTCAAaacctctatttttttcatctgtaaaattagagggttgaactagatggtctctcaAGCCCAGATTCAACATTAAATGCTTCAGATTTAAATTTGAAGATCTTTGGTCGTGCCTTGCAGTTATAATGCAAGGcgctctggatttggagttaggggACTTTGGTCTGAATCCCAAATCTGACAATAATTGGCTATGTCCCTCCATCTCTCTGACTGTCAGTTTCCTATCTGTATAAAGGCAATAGACTGATGGACTTttcaaagtcccttctagctctaaatcctatgatgaTCTTTCTGGGGAGGAGATGAGAAAAGTCATTATAAAATAGCTGGTGGGCTTTTGTTATTGACAATGATTCTTTTTTCAGTGCAACAATATCATTTTTACATTCCAAAGACAGCCCAGAGTAGTCCCAAATCCCAAAACATCTTCCCTGGACTACCCAAGATGTTTAGCTTGAGGACTAGTAGAGTGGAAGGGGCCAAGCGGACTAAGGATTTGTTGAGAGGACTGAACCGGCTGAGACTTAAGTAATAAATCTGTTTCTCTTATAAATCTAGCAAGGAATTCAAGTTGCAAAAGGCCCTGGAGTATTCTTCAGGAGCATGTAAGTGGCTCAGTCTCACTTACACTCTAACTCAGATTCATGTGGAGGGCCAGAGATTCTCCAGCAATCTCTGGCCTGGGCGTCAGAAGACCGGTTAGCATCTTAGCTCTTTCCCTGATATGCAGACAGCCTGGATTTAAATGTCTTaccatatatgtaaaatttcagGATTGGACTAGATTGCCTCAGAGATCTTTTCATCTAAATCAGTAAGAtgggagggagcaagggaaagcagaaaatgaaagaaatgagggaCACCAGGAATACAGGAGCAAAGGAGATCCAGCTGGTCAACTAGCTCAGGTTCATAATATTTgttaacagagaaaaaaaaaaaaagataaagataagagACATAGAAAtgggcaaaaagaaaagagagatggagacaaagagacggagaaagggagagagatgaaagacattcagagagaaatgagagacaaaagagaaagggggagggagagagatggtgagagacaaagagagagggagaaacagagatggagaaagacagCTAAGTGAGAAACAGAAAGGaggtaggggagagagagagagaggacagagatggtgagacaaaaagacagagggagggagagaggagggagagaaagaggaagatggaaagagatattcagaaattgaggcagagaaatgAAGACAAGGCTTCTCCTGCTTGTTAATCTAGCTGCAACAATTATCTCTCAATAGTGAAAAGagcttggaatcaaaagacctgggttcttCTTACAGTGTAATCTTGGGTCAGAACAGAGAAATGGAGAAGTGTTTCTCACTAAAAGTGAGAAACAGAAAGTataggagacagaaagagggaagggacagagagggctagagacaaagacagagaaagagggggttgagaggaagatggagagacaaagagagagaaagaagagaaaaaagagaggggagaaagatgagaaaagaggttctcccccccaaaaagcagGGGAGAGCTAATCACGTGCCCTCCCACCATGGTTGCTCTCCAGCCAGGAAGGGGGAGGAGCGAGGTCTCGTGCAGCCACTCTTGCATAACCCAGATTCCCCGCCCCCTCCTCCCAATCAGAAGGAAGGGAGCTAAagaaagagatgggggagggcgaagaaaagaggaaaatggggagaggagaaagaaggggagaggggaggcaggaaggaaagaggggaggttagggaaaggatggagagaaaaaagaggagagggaagcgGAAAGGGAATGGgcggaaagagaaagagactgggagggaaaaagggagaaggaggaaaagggttgggggaggggtggTGGTTGCCTCCGGCTCCATTTCGAGGTTGGCGGGAAACCTGGAGGGCGGGGCAGTTCGACCCGGTCCTCCCCCCGCGTATTGTGGCAGCGAACGGCGAGTGTGCGCATGCGCGTGCTCGGGTGGCGCGCAGCTTCCCGGGACCCTCAATCTTTTTCAAGTTGGGGATGATACACGTGTGATGGCGTCTCATTGTGAACTTTAGTTGCTGCCCTGTCCCCCGGCACCGTCTGGGATGCTCCCCTAAAGAGGGGGAGACGCCTTTCCGCTTCCAACAGCTGCTAGGGTAGCAGCAAGATCGCGGAGCGGGGGGGAGCGCGATCAGGGTTCGCGGGccaggatgggggtggggagcgCGACCACCGGCTTCGCTCTGCTCCGGCCCCACCCCTCCCCTGGCCTCGCCCCTCTCTGGCCCTGCCCCGCCCAGGTCTGGCTCCTCGCCGGCTCCGCCCCTGCGCCGTCTCGCGCACATGCGCCCTGGGGCTCCCCGTATTTGTGGGAGGCCCGGGAACGGGAGGAATCCCGCGCTGCAGCTCGGCCTGCCCCCCCTCAGCCCGATGCCGGGGGTCCCACCGCGGTAAGAGGCTGGAGAAGTCTGGGCTGATCCTCTTGGTCCCCCTCGCCGGGCCGAAAGAGAGCCCGAGGGCAGCCCCTTTCCTTCTGGACGTCTCGTGTAACCCGTTCCTACAAacggggaaactgagacccaggcgGAAGGCGGGGGTGGTCTGTCGACGGGAACGTCCGACGGACCCGggcccctcattttgcagatgagaaaactgaggcccagagagggagaAATGGCTAGGGGCTGCTTTGTGTTAAATAGTCGAAGGAAGCAAGAGAAATTGTCAAAGTGGGAGGCCCGAACTTCCCTTTACCTGGAGGAGGGGGTTCGGAACTATTGCTACTAAAAGTTCCTGTTTTAGGGATTTGAGTGGGTGGCAGAAAATACCTTAGTTCTTGCCCCGCAAAAGCTGCTTGGCGTAAACATTTCCCTGCTCAGACTTTTTGAGTTGGAAGTTATCAGTGTGTGTTTCCTACCTTCAAAATCCCCCACCTCCCccgtttttatttttatttttatttctttattttgaagcAAAGGGGTCGTTTTATTTCCAGGCTTACTACAGCCAGCATTTTATGCTGAGACAATGAACAGACTGCAATTGTGAAAGTCTCGGTGAGATCCCCGTTAACATGTgccttatttttatttcctgtttaCTAACGTTAATCCCAAATCGTAGAAGACTAAAATACTTCCCGGATTTTTACTGAGTGGTTTTTCAGCGTTGGCCCTCAAAACTGCGGAACTGTTTTAATCAGAAGCcgatttcacttttttgttgtaatGAAGACAAAATCTACCCAGGTATCAAAAACTAGTTTGCTTCTTTAGACTTGGCTTTTGTGTTGAGTATCTCAGTGTAATGATCACAGAATTGATGATTCAATTGAACCAACCTTTGCCCTTGGCCAGGACGTTATTATTAAGCCGGTGGCAAAAAGACTTTACAGCTTTCCTGTCACTTTTGTTGCAGGTCGCGTCCTCAGGCCTTGAAGTAGTTCAGCCTTACTTTCCACATTCGTTTTCATCATGATGGATACTCAGTATGTCCTCTGCAGATGGAAAAAACGTTTATGGCCAGCAAAGGTGAcaagctgttatttaaaaaaaaataatgtgaagaaTTAAAGATGACTTTTTGGTGACACGTAATATCTCCATCAGCTGTTAAAAGGGATGCTTACGATTCAGTTTAGCAAAATGATTGAGCTGTATAGTTTGCCTCCTTGAAAACGGCATAAAGTTCTTATTGGTAAACTTGTCTTAAACAGCTTCAGGGCACTATTTTAAAATCTTGCATTTTGCATACATTTTTAAGGGAGCTGAGACAGCTGTGTGAAAGCTCAGTAAATTAGGATTATAATTCATGAGGAAATATGCTTAAACAATATCTCAGGAAcaggcaaaatttttttttcctcttccttgttgtgttttttatttcatgTGACCATACTGTAATCTGTTTTGGAGAACTATTTATCTTCTCAAAAACAAACTAATAacagatgccttttttttttttttttaaacttaggttTTGCCCCAGACTGGACTCTCCACAAGAAAACATATTCAGAAAATGAGATCAGCctttttaaatgttgaaatacTGAGTCTAGATAAAAAGTTAAGTATTGCTTCTTTTGTTCTTACAGGTGtggcttttgtttaaaaaaaaaaaaaaaaagaaacaaacaaacatgatgtcttttttttttttttttttttttttttgctaagaattACTAAGGAAAATaggtatattttatatagaaGGCCTTTTGTGGAATCCGATGGAACAACACTGGAGAAATCGAATAAAAATTACCCATAGATAAAACTTACCTAAAATAAATGATCTCTTGAAAAAATTATGTTCATTTTCACATATCTATTGTGTGTAATCATTTGAAAGGTTTGAATCTTACAAAAAGAGAAACtgcaatttaatattaataagaaaTGTTAGCTAAATCatctgctattttttttaatatccattaATGGGAAAAtgtaataatgatagctaacatttatatagtgctttaaagtttataaagtactttatatctagtcttatttaagaaataaaaatttctctattgttttggaatacattttctttttatgttcaaACAAAGTTAAAGGCTGATCTAATAAATCacaaaacttgaaacaaaaataaagcctCATTTTGTCTACAACTTGAGAGCAGTGGAAAGCTGTGTTACTCCGTCCTGGGGATAAACATCTTAGGAATAGCTTTTCAAACTATTTCTTATGTTTCAGGGTAAGCTGGGTTGCCTTGTCTGCTTTGTAAGCTCCCTAGCTTTGGAACTGATATTTTCACCCGAGGAGAAAGAGAGCTAATTGAATACTCAGATTTCACACAACAGTTATTTCACAGACGCATCTTGATACATTGTGTGTTGggaagagtactggatttggagtcagccTAGGTTCACATTCCACTACTATCTCTTGCTACCTGAGAGACTTTCGTATGATTGTTAACCTCACTGGGACTTTATATCCTCCTTTATCTGTAAATAAGCTGTCTCTGAGTGTCTGTGATCTTGCTGTGGCAAACTCGATGAACTCCAACCAATttcccatttaaaattttattcttctagaACACTTAATTGTTTCCTTAGCTCTAACCAATTAATAACATTAAGTGGGACATACCTGTATTTTAGTTTAAGAGGCAGGAGCACCAATCTTTGTAGCTCCTGCTGGGCTATAAACAGATGATTTACTAGTTAGCATTCTTTTCAGAAACAGTGATAATATCACAAACCATTTCCATAAAGAAGTTTTAAATAAGATTTATCTTGGATAAACCAATTAGAATTTAtttggctctgaagtcaggataGTTTCTCCTTTGTTAAAAGGTAGACCAGGTGTAAAGGTCTTTATAGCTCATTAACACCAGCTTCTGGCTTTAATTTAAAgggatgtgtgtgtatgagttTTGATTTAAGGAAGAacatatgttttcattttttctcatgttCCATTGCCGTATCTTTTTCACCCCCCAGTTATTTGAAAATGTTCtcatggtgatagtgggtaacatATGACTTCTTGTCTCTGCAGAATTAAAGTGAAGAAGACAGAAACCAAGATTCTAGAGAAATCTCAGATAGAAGAGATCGCTGCGGAACTTAGTAAGAGACTATATTgatgaaaatgtcattttaatgaaataagaaatttctgtttggaagaattataaaaatttggcatttaaaacaaGTTAGTCACAGTCTTGAAGAGCTAGGATCCTTGCCCCAGCCCTTCCTTCCCATGCTTTCTCTTGGATTCTCCTCTAAGGAAGGAGATTGTTGGTATACCCAGTGATCAACCTCTGGGGTCTCTGGGGCTGTGCATGGTTATCTCCTTATATGTGAAATGTCTTTCTCCTCTACTCTGACTACAAAAATCTAGGACAGCTGCTGTAGACTGAATCTCTCCTGGTCATTGCTCTTCAGGCTGGAGAATCTACCattgttttttaagtattttcaaaaaattcttaATGAAAGAAACTGCATTGTTAAGATGACATTCAAAATGAAAGTATTTAAGTGATAACAGTGTAGTTTCTGAATTtgttaaggaaaaatttcctcatttacaaaaaaaaaaatcaataatagtGGAAGATTTCAATACTCCCACTGAACTGTAAatcagacaaaagaaagaaattagactaCAGGCTTAGTGTTAAAACTGGATTTTATAGACATAGAATAATGAGCTGgacataaaagaaaggaaatacatGTTTTTCAGAATACCCATaggaaatttgtaaaaattgatCATGTGACTCCTGGTCACAAATCTTGTAGATTAATTtgggcaaaaaaaatttaagctgtATTTTTGGgtcatagtacaataaaaaatggGTCGAAATATGTAGCAGAGCAATATATGTTATAGACTTATTTAATATCCAATATTATTTAAACTGAGAACATAATATTAGGCACAGGgataattcaggaaaaaaaaaagtgttcccttcctccacccccatgAGGATTTAACATTTGTGGGGTAGAAAGATCATATACAGTGCTTGAGAACATATACAGTAGTAACATGCTTACACAAGATATACCCTTCTTTAAGCAAACCCAGGTATGAAATCAGAATTTGCACACAGACAAATAAGGGatgattattcattttacaaagaatccTTTGCTGTGCTAGAATATTTAGTATTAGGCTTCTTTAAAAATGGAGTTCTCTGCTAAGATTCTGTTTAAACATTTTCTATGGCATAGATAAGATATGCCTGCATATAATAGTTATGAGAGTTATGTCTGTCATACCCCCAGAGTTTTCATCTCTGAAGGACTGCAGTGCCTAGCATATTATTGATAACATATTTCTGgacaattaaatattaaaacaaggGGAAAATGTTTTGATTGATGCTTGAATCGTCTTGTTAGCATAAATAGCACAATGtcctgtctttaaaaaaaaaaaaaaaaaacgcaatCAATGGCACCACTTCTAAGAtaattgttctgttttttttttttttaatgtctttaaaaatagCCTTGGAAAGGACAAAATATTACACATCCACAAAAATTTTTTATCAGTTTGCACAGATATTTAGAATAAATTATCAGTATCCTTTTCTATTCAGTGGGCATTAATTATTTGAACACATTTTGTGGTTATCAGTTGTAGTttgaaggaatttatatttttatacaagaCAGGTTagtaatttgtttattttcaaataagATTTGGGTATGTTGGCTCTTTAAATGCttgtgcttttatttattttttaaaattacattcagCCAGTAGTTTAAATCACCAGTTTTCCTATGCTTGTAAACCATCACTATGTGATAGACATcataaaaatgtttatgttttCAGTAAAAATTACAGTGTcaattatttcacatatattttagcTACCCAGGTTGAAATAAAAACTACACCTAAAGAAGAACTGATTTATAGACGATCACTTAAATTCGGACTGGATGTTTTGAGTCAGAAAGCAGATGCTATTGAAGCAAACTCTTTGAGCAAAAGTCTAACTACTCCCGTACTTCacaaactgaaacaaacaagACCTGCACATGCTGTCTCTGAATCTGACTCGTCACCTTTTGTCTGTGAAGAAGTGGTAGGAGGGTCTGGGccctttaagaaagaaaatgtactACAGAGGCTGTCCAGTTCCcccattgaagaaaataaatgcaaaaagggTTTAAAGAGGTCTGTTAGAATTTATGGTAACAAAACAGAACCCTTGGCCTCTCcagctagaaatatttttggcaCTCAAAAGCTGCAGCATCAGAAATCTGAAATTCCTAAGTCTTGGTCCAGAACTGggaaaaaccagaaacaaaagaaagatgattCATCACAAAACTTACAGCTGAACCTTaagaagaaattggaaataaaggatagtggaaagaaaggcaggaaaaggCCAAGGATTTCAAACAGGTATTCATCACCTTTTAATGCTAGAGAAGAAGATGATACAAATACTGAACTTGGAGAACTCAGTCCAGTTTTGTCATCTAGTAATTCCATCCATTTGATGGCTTTGGAAAAAAAGACAAGTAGCTCTAGCCGAAAAGCATTGGACTTTTCTACCAACCGTTCTTTTGTGGAATCAGAGTGTGAAAATGAACTTGGCAAAGTGCCTTCACTGAAGTACTGTAAAGTTTTAAATGGCATTAAACAGTCATCGGTTTCCGAATGCCATTGTTTGGAGCCAGAAGAGATAGGGCTGTGCACCAATGGATCTGACACTCCCCCGGGTGTCTCTAATTGCAGCTTGGTTTGCCCAAACTATTTTGCACCTAAAACGAGAACTCTTAAGCTTCCAGATTTTGAGGACGATGAAGAAGGTAAAAGCTTATAACTGGGAAAGTTTGGCTTACTTATGATTTCAAATACTTCATAATTACTTTAGGGAAATCTGTATCTGTGGGGCATGGTGGGTGAGTACTAGAAATTCCTAAATTCAAACCCCATTCTTATTTGTTAATGGCCATTCATTTTAGAAATTGGCACAATTCATTTTGGCTGTTGAAAGTGGCCCAGTGTCTTTTATCAAATTAGTGGTTAAAATGGATTAGTAAGGTTCTTAATTCTTTATTATGTTCTTAGTTCAGTAGGATATGTTGTTTCTACTTTGTATTATAGTATTTCCCAACACTCTTTTTTGGGAGAGGAATACAAGGAAAAGTATACTGGTATGAtttaaaaggggagagaggaaaaatatcaGGTTTATTGATTGTATGCTTTATAATTAGATGTTATAGTGAATAGttattatattgcatttaatcTTATTTGGAATTGCTCCTTTCCCTTGTCATTGGTAAatgtgacttctttttttttcacatcaacTAAGCATAACAGGAACCTGAGGAGTGATTTACCCACTTCTTAAAAGGTGATTATTCTTGAATAGTAGATTCAAAAAGCTTGTTCAGGTATGGGTTAAATTCTATGATACTGTGACTGCTTGGTTTGTTAAGCATCCTGAACTTGAAG of the Sarcophilus harrisii chromosome 1, mSarHar1.11, whole genome shotgun sequence genome contains:
- the PWWP3A gene encoding PWWP domain-containing DNA repair factor 3A, which gives rise to MMDTQYVLCRWKKRLWPAKVLPQTGLSTRKHIQKMRSAFLNVEILSLDKKIKVKKTETKILEKSQIEEIAAELTTQVEIKTTPKEELIYRRSLKFGLDVLSQKADAIEANSLSKSLTTPVLHKLKQTRPAHAVSESDSSPFVCEEVVGGSGPFKKENVLQRLSSSPIEENKCKKGLKRSVRIYGNKTEPLASPARNIFGTQKLQHQKSEIPKSWSRTGKNQKQKKDDSSQNLQLNLKKKLEIKDSGKKGRKRPRISNRYSSPFNAREEDDTNTELGELSPVLSSSNSIHLMALEKKTSSSSRKALDFSTNRSFVESECENELGKVPSLKYCKVLNGIKQSSVSECHCLEPEEIGLCTNGSDTPPGVSNCSLVCPNYFAPKTRTLKLPDFEDDEEELQSSEQSLEFSSVNTTVVDEEEEDEELPSILSRPEPCSIEAGMLVWCKYQKYPYWPSVVKSVKRKDKKASILYIEGNMNPEKRGFTVSLRRLKHFDCEEKQELMDKAKEDYSQGVDWCIMLISDYRIRIGCGSFVGSFLEYYSADISCPVRKVIQQAPIKTVFPILNKEEPEDGLSDTSLNKKQSFKKVLPDRRRAARDKANEKLVEYIVNEKGAENHLLAILKSRKKSRWLKEFLNSSQYMTCVETYLEDDEQLYLVVKYLQEVYQEIDSKMLTLINGDGIKFILDVLLPEAIIYAISAIDEIDYQTAEKKYIEGPSVSKREREMFDKELLEEKKKELTLLKTETSFPEMSPDVSKL